From a single Mangifera indica cultivar Alphonso chromosome 19, CATAS_Mindica_2.1, whole genome shotgun sequence genomic region:
- the LOC123203036 gene encoding thioredoxin M-type, chloroplastic-like, giving the protein MALETCFQLNTMYTTRAGVIQCCQPFSSLQKLHFPPNKGFNKPNLLFTSPSSSLTFSLRPTGRHPLIVCKAREAVDEVQVVTDSSWENSVIASENPVLVEFWAPWCGPCRMIAPVIDELAKEYAGKISCFKLNTDDCPNIATQYGIRSIPTVLFFKNGEKKESVIGAVPKSTLSATVEKYLQN; this is encoded by the exons ATGGCTTTGGAGACTTGTTTTCAACTTAACACAATGTATACCACTAGAGCCGGTGTTATCCAATGCTGCCAGCCATTTTCATCCTTACAAAAGCTTCATTTTCCACCCAATAAAGGATTCAATAAACccaatttattatttacttcaCCATCCTCATCTCTCACTTTTTCCCTCAGACCCACAGGCAGACACCCCTTAATTGTTTGCAAAGCTCGCGAAGCTGTGGATgaag TTCAAGTGGTGACAGATTCAAGCTGGGAAAACAGTGTGATAGCAAGTGAAAATCCAGTGCTGGTGGAGTTTTGGGCGCCCTGGTGTGGACCATGCAGAATGATAGCGCCAGTGATTGATGAATTAGCCAAAGAATATGCAGGGAAGATCTCTTGTTTCAAGCTCAACACCGATGACTGCCCAAACATTGCCACTCAATATGGCATCAGAAGCATTCCTACAGTGCTCTTCTTCAAAAATGGAGAGAAGAAGGAGAGTGTTATTGGAGCTGTGCCCAAGTCTACTTTGTCTGCAACTGTAGAAAAATATCTAcagaattga